In one window of Helianthus annuus cultivar XRQ/B chromosome 17, HanXRQr2.0-SUNRISE, whole genome shotgun sequence DNA:
- the LOC110923657 gene encoding FBD-associated F-box protein At5g60610, with translation MDSSHGKKRMNVEDDDRLSSLQDELIHKILSFIGIKHAIQTSVLSSRWRFIWTSMPYLNFSWDDFCKLPKFSEFVTRVLSGRNNQTEVSSVKLSNFRGKDGDVIAEQIMKYAISHNIQQLDVACLPQNIVLTTSTWELPVLTTLYLDGVTLCCDEKTDKCIDFFSKCANLKNLTLKSCYTKGFKGLSICLPLLSNLTLEDGCGSVKVYNIVAPQLKNLNMSGVVTQDHQYLISAPDLVSLLYKGFYDLSLSTDDFPSLEKADICVSYPRDAHQALRLLQQLHNVKSLTLNLEIVELLNKSVDLMSYQPSPFVNLKSLKIHPVRELSKVREHNRGKMSAEVKSYLLDSSTGGTLIMVSREDIRAIKDTKFAQEFVSELWELLEVEKAIREAKMTMHEQGRPHFSEHIYKCNNMCWEYTSVQVKEGKEKTSDIISMLQNIKGLLAKLPTSNQATIQPSFSTLCAEAAIVTHKITECIKMDCDENQRRLNVCLHELATTLQPSS, from the exons ATGGATTCTAGCcatggtaaaaagagaatgaatGTAGAGGACGACGATAGACTAAGCAGCTTGCAAGATGAGCTTATCCATAAAATTCTTTCTTTTATTGGTATCAAACATGCTATTCAAACGAGTGTTTTGTCATCGAGATGGAGGTTTATTTGGACTTCAATGCCTTATCTCAATTTCTCATGGGACGATTTCTGTAAGTTACCCAAGTTCTCCGAATTTGTCACTCGTGTTCTCTCTGGCCGCAATAATCAAACAGAAGTGTCTTCAGTCAAGCTTAGTAATTTTCGCGGAAAGGATGGCGATGTGATTGCCGAACAAATCATGAAGTATGCAATCTCTCACAATATCCAACAACTGGATGTTGCATGCTTGCCTCAGAACATTGTCTTAACAACATCTACTTGGGAGCTCCCTGTCTTAACAACATTGTATCTCGATGGTGTCACTTTGTGTTGTGATGAAAAGACTGATAAGTGCATTGATTTTTTCTCCAAGTGTGCAAACTTGAAGAATCTTACCTTAAAAAGTTGCTATACGAAGGGATTTAAGGGTTTAAGTATTTGTCTTCCTCTACTATCTAATCTTACACTTGAAGATGGTTGTGGTAGTGTGAAGGTTTACAATATTGTTGCACCTCAACTCAAGAACCTCAATATGAGTGGTGTCGTTACGCAAGACCATCAGTATCTGATTTCTGCGCCCGACCTTGTATCCTTGCTTTATAAAGGGTTTTATGATTTGTCACTTTCTACAGACGATTTCCCCTCTTTGGAGAAGGCGGATATTTGTGTATCTTATCCAAGAgatgctcatcaagctctacgtCTGCTTCAACAACTTCACAATGTCAAGTCTCTTACACTTAACTTGGAAATTGTTGAG CTTCTAAATAAATCTGTGGATTTAATGTCGTATCAACCTTCTCCGTTTGTTAACTTAAAGAGTTTAAAGATTCATCCTGTAAGAGAACTTTCAAAGGTTCGAGAACACAATAGAGGAAAGATGTCTGCGGAAGTCAAAAGCTATTTGCTAGATAGTTCTACAGGTGGCACCTTAATAATGGTGTCGCGTGAG GATATTAGAGCTATTAAAGACACCAAGTTTGCACAAGAATTTGTTTCAGAGTTATGGGAGCTGTTAGAGGTGGAGAAAGCTATAAGAGAGGCCAAAATGACGATGCATGAGCAAGGGAGGCCACATTTTAGTGAACATATCTATAAGTGTAACAATATGTGTTGGGAATATACGAGTGTGCAGGTTAAAGAAGGGAAAGAAAAGACTTCTGACATTATCTCAATGTTGCAAAATATTAAAGGATTACTGGCAAAGCTGCCTACATCAAACCAGGCTACCATTCAACCATCTTTTTCTACTTTGTGTGCTGAGGCCGCCATCGTGACGCATAAAATAACAGAATGCATAAAGATGGACTGTGATGAGAATCAAAGACGTTTAAATGTGTGCTTGCATGAACTTGCTACCACGTTGCAGCCGTCTTCTTAG
- the LOC110921236 gene encoding F-box/FBD/LRR-repeat protein At5g56420, with the protein MDSSDDKKRMNVEDDDRLSSLQDELIHKILSFIGIKHAIQTSVLSSRWRFIWTSMPYLNFSWDDFYELPKFSEFVTRVLSGRNNQTEVSSVKLSNFRGKDSDVIVEQIMKYAFSHNIQQLNVACLPQNNVEFPPFLFSSRSLKHLSLTKENFSAFQRRHSSSYVFKAKSTWELPVLTTLYLYGVTLCCDDNTDKCIGFFSKCANLKNLTLKSCYTEGFKGLSICLPLLSNLTIEDVYGSVEDYNIVAPELKNLNMSGVFTQDHQYLISAPALVSLLYKGFYDLSLSTDDFSSLEKADICVSYPRDARKALRLLQQLHNVKFLTLNLEIVELLNRSVDLMSYQPSPFVNLKSLKIHPVRELSEVREHTRGKMYAEVKSYLLDGSTGATLIMVSREDIRAIKNTKFAQEFVSELWEMLEQEKARIEAKMTKTREQGRPHFSEHIYKCNDMCWEYTSVQVKEGKEKTSDIISMLQNIKGLLAELPASNQATIHPSFSTLCAEAAIVTNKITECIKMDCAENQRRLNVCLHDLATTLQAQPSSKLGASS; encoded by the exons ATGGATTCTAGCgatgataaaaagagaatgaatGTAGAAGACGACGATAGACTAAGCAGCTTGCAAGACGAGCTTATCCATAAAATTCTTTCTTTTATCGGCATCAAACATGCTATTCAAACGAGTGTTTTGTCTTCGAGATGGAGGTTTATTTGGACTTCAATGCCTTATCTCAATTTCTCATGGGACGATTTCTATGAGTTACCCAAGTTCTCCGAATTTGTCACTCGTGTTCTCTCTGGCCGCAATAATCAAACAGAAGTGTCTTCAGTCAAGCTTAGTAATTTTCGTGGAAAGGATAGCGATGTGATTGTCGAACAAATCATGAAGTATGCATTCTCTCACAATATCCAACAACTGAATGTTGCATGCTTGCCTCAGAATAATGTTGAATTCCCTCCTTTTCTCTTTAGTTCTCGGTCTCTTAAACATCTTAGTTTGACAAAGGAAAATTTCTCAGCATTCCAAAGGAGACATTCTTCTTCATATGTCTTTAAAGCAAAATCTACTTGGGAGCTCCCTGTCTTAACAACACTGTATCTCTATGGTGTCACTTTGTGTTGCGATGACAATACTGATAAGTGCATTGGTTTTTTCTCCAAGTGTGCAAACTTGAAGAATCTTACCTTAAAAAGTTGCTATACGGAGGGATTTAAGGGTTTAAGTATATGTCTTCCTCTACTTTCCAATCTTACAATTGAAGATGTTTATGGTAGTGTGGAGGATTACAATATTGTTGCACCTGAACTCAAGAACCTCAATATGAGTGGTGTCTTTACGCAAGACCATCAGTATCTGATTTCTGCGCCCGCCCTTGTATCCTTGCTTTATAAAGGGTTTTATGATTTGTCACTTTCTACAGACGATTTCTCCTCTTTGGAGAAGGCGGATATTTGTGTATCTTATCCAAGAGATGCTCGTAAAGCTCTACGACTGCTTCAACAACTTCACAATGTCAAGTTTCTTACACTTAACTTGGAAATTGTCGAG CTTCTAAATAGATCTGTGGATTTAATGTCGTATCAACCTTCTCCGTTTGTTAACTTAAAGAGTTTAAAGATTCATCCTGTAAGAGAACTTTCAGAGGTTCGAGAACACACTAGAGGAAAGATGTATGCAGAAGTCAAAAGCTATTTGCTAGACGGTTCCACAGGTGCCACCTTAATAATGGTGTCGCGTGAG GATATTAGAGCTATTAAAAACACCAAGTTTGCACAAGAATTTGTTTCGGAGTTATGGGAAATGTTAGAGCAGGAGAAAGCTAGAATAGAGGCCAAAATGACAAAGACGCGTGAACAAGGGAGGCCACATTTTAGTGAACATATCTATAAGTGTAACGATATGTGTTGGGAATATACGAGTGTGCAGGTTAAAGAAGGGAAAGAAAAGACTTCTGACATTATCTCAATGTTGCAAAATATTAAAGGATTACTGGCAGAGTTGCCTGCATCAAACCAGGCTACCATTCACCCATCTTTTTCAACTTTGTGTGCTGAGGCCGCCATTGTGACGAATAAAATAACAGAATGCATAAAGATGGACTGTGCTGAGAATCAAAGACGTTTAAATGTGTGCTTGCATGACCTTGCTACCACATTGCAGGCGCAGCCGTCTTCTAAGCTAGGTGCGAGTTCTTGA